The following nucleotide sequence is from Chryseobacterium sp. CY350.
ATTAGGATTTTCGGTTCAGACTATTTTGATAGGAATTGGCGCTGTCATCGGATCTTATTTACCGGACTGGCTGACAAAATTAGGAGTTTCAAATGTGGCTAAAGAAGGTTTTGTCGCTGATAATGTGATTTATGCCTTTTATTGTGGCGCGGTGATCCTATTACTCACGATCATTTATACCATTGTAACTACAAAAGAATATTCACCGAAAGAGTTTGCAGAATTTGAAGGTGGAAAAGAAGTTGTAGAAGTACATTCAAAATTTTCAGATATCTTCAGTGATTTTGCTAAAATTCCAACCTTGATGAAAAAATTGGGGATTGTTCAGTTTTTCTCGTGGTTTGCTCTTTTTACGATGTGGGTTTTCACGACGAGTGCATTGGCAACACATCATTTCGGGCTTTCTCCTGAAGACACACATTCTGCTGAGTTTAACAATGCAGGTGATCTAACAAATAGATTATTTGGAATGTACAATCTTTGGGCGATTCCGTTTGCGTTTCTGCTAACGCCAATTGCAAAATGGATTGGTAAAAAGCAAACTCACGCTTTGGCACTTTTTTGTGGAGGTTTAGGCTTAATTTCGATGTATTTTATAAAAGATACTTCATTGCTTTGGATTTCAATGATCGGTTTAGGTTTCGCATGGGCAAGTATTTTGGCGATGCCTTATGCGATGTTGATTGATGCCATTCCACAACGTAAAATGGGTGTTTTTATGGGAATTTTCAACTTTTTCATCGTAATTCCTCAGATCATCAACGGACTTTTTGGTGGTCCGATTGTAAAAAGTGCTTTCGGGAATTACGCAATGGGCTACGTTGTCGTAGGTGGAATCTGTATGCTTTTAGCGTCAATTCTTACGTTGATTTTCATTAAAACCGACGATTCAGATCCAAAAGAAATTGAAGAAGAAATACAACAGGTACATTTTTAGCTTAATTAAAAATTAAAAATTAGAAATTAGAAATTATTTTTAAATTAAATTCAAAATTCTCAATAATTGAATCAATAGGAGCGGACTTTAGTCCGCTTTCTTAATATAAAGATATGTGGCTTTAGCCAAAATTATATATAACAATTAAATTAAAAACTAACGGTTTGCATTCACCTCAAAGAAAATTAACCATTTGCGATTTGACATTCCATTTCTCACCACTTCTTACCTTACATCAACATTTTCCTCTCTTGCTGTTTGTACATTTGTACCATAAATAATCAAAAAAATATCTACAATATGAAAACAGTTTATCACAAAGCAGATTCAAGAGGTCATGCAGATCACGGATGGTTAAATTCATACCATACTTTTAGTTTCGCAAATTATCAAAACAGAGAAAGATCAAATTTCGGAGTTTTACGGGTTTTAAATGACGACACCGTTTCGCAGGGCATGGGCTTTGGAACTCACCCGCACAAAAACATGGAAATCATTTCGATTCCGTTGGAAGGAAATTTAGAACATAAAGATTCTATGGGAACAACTGCCGTTATCAGAAAAGGTGAAATTCAGGTGATGAGCGCAGGGACAGGAGTGATGCACAGCGAATACAATCAAAATAAAGATGAAGCCGTAAAATTTTTGCAAATCTGGGTTTTCCCAAGGGAGGAAAATGTAGAACCAAGATACGATCAGAAAAGCATAAAAGATGGAGAGAAAATTAATGGTTTTCAACAGATTTTATCACCCGATAAAAATGATGACGGAGTTTGGATTCATCAGGACGCTTGGTTCAATCTGGCTAATTTCACCAAAGGAAATGGTAAAAATTAT
It contains:
- a CDS encoding MFS transporter; translated protein: MSKKLKPNLSMSQIINMSMGFLGIQMAFGLQNGNASRILGNFGADVHELSWFWLVAPITGLIVQPIIGHMGDNTWSPLGRRKPYFLIGAILCAIGLVLLPNAASATQMMAANVLLLAVIFLAMMDASINIAMEPFRALVGDMLPKHQGTLGFSVQTILIGIGAVIGSYLPDWLTKLGVSNVAKEGFVADNVIYAFYCGAVILLLTIIYTIVTTKEYSPKEFAEFEGGKEVVEVHSKFSDIFSDFAKIPTLMKKLGIVQFFSWFALFTMWVFTTSALATHHFGLSPEDTHSAEFNNAGDLTNRLFGMYNLWAIPFAFLLTPIAKWIGKKQTHALALFCGGLGLISMYFIKDTSLLWISMIGLGFAWASILAMPYAMLIDAIPQRKMGVFMGIFNFFIVIPQIINGLFGGPIVKSAFGNYAMGYVVVGGICMLLASILTLIFIKTDDSDPKEIEEEIQQVHF
- a CDS encoding pirin family protein — its product is MKTVYHKADSRGHADHGWLNSYHTFSFANYQNRERSNFGVLRVLNDDTVSQGMGFGTHPHKNMEIISIPLEGNLEHKDSMGTTAVIRKGEIQVMSAGTGVMHSEYNQNKDEAVKFLQIWVFPREENVEPRYDQKSIKDGEKINGFQQILSPDKNDDGVWIHQDAWFNLANFTKGNGKNYTLNKKENGVYAFVLKGSAKVGDRILNEKDGLGIWDTQSFNIEAVEDTKILLMEVPMDLPAYLK